A region of the Mycobacterium sp. NBC_00419 genome:
GTCGAAGTCGGCGATCTGGAACAGCGCCGGGCAGCGTAACTGCTTGGCGGCCTGCGCTGTTCGGATGCCGGCGAGTTGAAGTCCCGCGGCCGCGTCGACCTCGTTGCGCCACGTCGGACCGGCCAGCGCGGTGTAGCTCTCGTACGCGCCGTCGAGCGTCAGCCCGCCGGGCTCGCCGGGGTGGGCCACCAGAGGCATCATCGTGGGGCGGCGGCCGCGGGTCACGTCGACGCGGCTCTTGAACCCGATCGCCGTCCACTTCAACGCCGTTCCGACGTCGCGGTGCGCCACCGCGGCGCGACTGGCCGCCAGGCCACTGGTCAGCGGTGTCATGGCGATGACGGCCGCGATGTCGGGCCGCCCGGCGGCTACCTGCAGCACGTGGCCACCCGACATCGACGACCCCCACAGCACGATCCGGTTCGGGTCGACGTCGGGCAGTCGCTTGGCCGCCGCGACCGCCGATCGGAAGTCGGTTACCTGGGCCGCCACCGAGACCGTCTGGCGCGGTGATCCTTCCGAGGCGCCGAACCCGCGGTAGTCGAAGGCCAGCACGTCGATGCCCGCGTGGCTGATCCGCTCGGCGAAGGGGGCCAGCCCGGAGTCCTTGGTACCGCCGAAGCCGTGACCCATCACCACCACCGGCCTGCCCGCGGGCCCAAAGAAGCGATCACCCTCGCCGGCGAAATGCCATCCGCTGCAGAGCACTCCGGCCGAGTCGAAGGATATGTCGGTGGGCGTCATACGGCTTCCTTGGTTCGCAGGCGTCGAAGTTCGGCGCGCTTGAGGCCGGCGGGCAACTCGCGAGTGCGGATGTCGTGCTCGTAGTGGACGTAGTCGACCTGCTGGGTGTGGCGTGGGCGGTCGACGCAGTGCCCGACGTACTTCCTCTGATCGGCGTCGATCACCCGCTCCATCTCCGCGACCGGCGGCAGGGCGTAGCGGCCGATGGCGTAGGCGGCCAGCAGCTTGGCCTGGCATTCGATAAACGGGAACAACGTGGGGATGGCCTGGGCGAAACCGATGAACACCAGATTGTCGATGCCGGGGGCGAACATTCGCTTGTAGAGCCGGATGTCGTTGCCGGGCGCGCTGATGAAGTCGGGGTCGAAGAACGGGAAGGTGATGTTGTAGCCGGTGGCGTAGACGATGGCGTCGAACACCGCGCTGGTGCCGTCCTCGAAGTGGACGGTGTCGCCGTCGAGCCGTGCGACGTTCGGCTTGGGGACGACGTCCCCGGAGCCAAGGCGCAGGGGCAGCTCCACCGACTGCGTCGGATGCGCTTCGAACAGTTTGTGATTCGGCGCCGGAAGGCCGTAGAGCTGCGGGTCGACACCCATGAACGGGGCCATCAACTGAATCGCCTTGCGCTGCCAGGACAGCGGGATGTGTGGCGAGGTACGCGCGAGGCTGTCGGCGGGGCGCCCGGCGATGTACTTGGGCACGATCCACGCGCTGGAGCGCGTCGAGAGGGTGACGGTGTTCTGCAGAGTCTTCGACGACAGTTCGACGGTGATGTCGGCGGCACTGTTGCCGATGCCGACCACCAGGATGCGCTTGCCGGTGAGGTTCAGCGGCGTGTGCGGGTCGATGTAGTGGTGGGAATGGATCGTCTCGCCGGTGAATTCGCCCGGGAAGTTCGGGTAGCGGGCGTCCCAGTGATGTCCGTTGCCGATCACCAGCAGGTCGAACTCGCGGGTGTCGCCGTGCTGGTCGGTGATGTCCCAGCGGCCGTCGGCTCGCCGGGCGGCATGCGCGACGCCGTTTCTGAATTCGATGTTGTCCAGCAATCCGAACGCCTCGGCATAGGAGTCGAGATAGGTCTTGATGTCGCTGTGGTGCGGGAAGGACGGGAAGTGCTCAGGAATCGGAAAGTCCTTGAACGACAGCTGCTGCTTGGAGGTGTCGATATGCAGCGACCGGTATGCGCTGGAGAGTCCGTTGGGGTTGCCGAATGCCCAGTTGCCACCGATGCGGTCGGAGAGTTCGAAGGTGGTGTACGGGACCCCGTAGTCCTTGAGCATCTTGCCCGACGTGAGTCCACTGATGCCCGCACCGATGATCGCGGTGCGGGGCAGGGCATCACCCATGTCTGCTCCTATTCGGCTTCGATGAGATCGAGGGTCCCCAGGTCGCGGATGGCCTGACAGCCACGGCGCAACATCGCTGCCATCATGTCGTCGCCGCGCTCGGTTTCGATCGAGAATGCGCAACCCAGGGCGGAGATCAGCGGCACCTGGATCATGCCGAGCAGGTAGTCCTGCCAGCAGGTCGCCAGGTCGTAGTCCTCGACTCCCTGCTCGAGCAGTGCCTGGTGGTATTCGGCGACCAGGTCCTTCTCCACCGCCGCCCGGACGTCGGGCTCCAGACTCGTCCCGGTGAAGTAGGCGAGGTCGCGACCGGCGAGGCCGACGCCGAGGGTCTGCCAGTCGACGACGGTGACGCGGTCGCCGTCGAAGAGCAGGTTGTCCAGCCGGTAGTCGCCGTGCAGCAGCGCGAAACGATCAGGTGCCTGCAGCAGCCACGGTGTGACCGCAGCCATCGACGCGGAGAGGGTTTCGGCGTCGGCGTCACTGAGCTTGCCTGCGAGCTTGCCCCTGGTGATGTCGGCGGCCATCTTGGAGATCTCACCCATGCCCCGGATGGCATCTTCGCCGTTGGTCGACATGACCAAACCCTCGAAAGCGTGCCAGTGCGGGTCACACCAGGTGGGGCCGTGCAGCCCGGCCAGGGCGCGGACGGCCAGCCGGGCCTCCTCGACACCGCAGCCGGCGATCTGGTCGCCCTGCACCGCGGGTGCCTGGTCTGCCAGCAGCAGGGCGAAACTGGACCCGTCGTCGGTGACCTCGCAATGGAAGCATTGCGGGATCGGGATGCTGACCCGGTCGGCGACGGACTGATAGAAGGCGCTCTCGCTGCGATAGCCCAATGCCACGCGATCGCGTACTGCGTCGTCACTGGAGGGCAGTTTGAGGATGAACGTCTGCGGCACGCCGTGCGGATTGGCGGCGTAGGTCGCGCTCACCCGGAAGGTGGCGCCGG
Encoded here:
- a CDS encoding phosphotransferase family protein, with translation MSDVSTIPRYPSDVTPGWLAEVLAGRGTATEVTSVDVRPVGTGQTGATFRVSATYAANPHGVPQTFILKLPSSDDAVRDRVALGYRSESAFYQSVADRVSIPIPQCFHCEVTDDGSSFALLLADQAPAVQGDQIAGCGVEEARLAVRALAGLHGPTWCDPHWHAFEGLVMSTNGEDAIRGMGEISKMAADITRGKLAGKLSDADAETLSASMAAVTPWLLQAPDRFALLHGDYRLDNLLFDGDRVTVVDWQTLGVGLAGRDLAYFTGTSLEPDVRAAVEKDLVAEYHQALLEQGVEDYDLATCWQDYLLGMIQVPLISALGCAFSIETERGDDMMAAMLRRGCQAIRDLGTLDLIEAE
- a CDS encoding flavin-containing monooxygenase, producing the protein MGDALPRTAIIGAGISGLTSGKMLKDYGVPYTTFELSDRIGGNWAFGNPNGLSSAYRSLHIDTSKQQLSFKDFPIPEHFPSFPHHSDIKTYLDSYAEAFGLLDNIEFRNGVAHAARRADGRWDITDQHGDTREFDLLVIGNGHHWDARYPNFPGEFTGETIHSHHYIDPHTPLNLTGKRILVVGIGNSAADITVELSSKTLQNTVTLSTRSSAWIVPKYIAGRPADSLARTSPHIPLSWQRKAIQLMAPFMGVDPQLYGLPAPNHKLFEAHPTQSVELPLRLGSGDVVPKPNVARLDGDTVHFEDGTSAVFDAIVYATGYNITFPFFDPDFISAPGNDIRLYKRMFAPGIDNLVFIGFAQAIPTLFPFIECQAKLLAAYAIGRYALPPVAEMERVIDADQRKYVGHCVDRPRHTQQVDYVHYEHDIRTRELPAGLKRAELRRLRTKEAV
- a CDS encoding alpha/beta hydrolase; translation: MTPTDISFDSAGVLCSGWHFAGEGDRFFGPAGRPVVVMGHGFGGTKDSGLAPFAERISHAGIDVLAFDYRGFGASEGSPRQTVSVAAQVTDFRSAVAAAKRLPDVDPNRIVLWGSSMSGGHVLQVAAGRPDIAAVIAMTPLTSGLAASRAAVAHRDVGTALKWTAIGFKSRVDVTRGRRPTMMPLVAHPGEPGGLTLDGAYESYTALAGPTWRNEVDAAAGLQLAGIRTAQAAKQLRCPALFQIADFDRYVPADSVADTAVLARGQVHHYPCDHFDVWPGHAWFDRAADDQVAFLTRAFSTSSSPDRLKSPQR